Below is a window of Sphingobacteriales bacterium DNA.
AACTTCCGTTTCCAACATCGTTTGCACACCCACACCTTTCCGCCTTTTCATCCCCAATGCCTTCACCCCCAACGGAGATGAGGTAAATGAAGTCTTTCGTCCTTTCGGCATTTTTATCCGAAAATATAATCTCGTGATATTCAATGCGTGGGGAGAAAAAATCTTCGAATCCAACGACCCCGAAACCGGTTGGGACGGCACGTTTAAAGGGAAACCCTGTCCGGTCGGCAACTATTATTACCAGATCAATGCAGAAGGAACGCAAGGACAACGCAGGCTGGTGAGCGGGACAGTGTTGCTGATGAGATAAGTTTCTGTAAGTAGGCAGTAGGCAGTCTGTAATAGGCACGGACATTTAACTCACCCCCGGCCCCTCTCTTTCGAAAAGAGAGGGGAGCTGATGGCGTTTTCGGATTTTAAGATTGTCTTAAAAAACAAAAAATCAACATCCGTTCAAGTCCCGTAGGGACGATCTTATGGTAACAACAGCAATATGAAAGAGCTAAGTCCTGTAAGGACGGCCTGATAATTTTTCGCTCCTTTCAATGTTTCACTTTTGCTTTGATGGGTGTAATAAAAAAACGGTTTTGGGGTTTACTTAGCTTAATAAAACCAAGGGTTTAAAGTGCGTCCCAGCTTTTTAAACCACCCCAAAACCTTACTGCAAAGGTAAGGTTTTGGTTTTCGTTTAAGTCAAAAAACTTTAATAAACTCTAAAATCTTATCTTATGAAAACTTGTTTAAAAAAAATTTGTCTGTTGGTTATTTTAACCTTATCTTTGAACATGCTTTTTGCCACAACATATATTTCTCCTGGTGCTGTATCAGGTGTTTGGCAAACGACAGGAAATCCCTATATTGTTCAGGGAGATATTTGGGTGAGATCTGGCTATACTCTTACTATTGAATCAGGGACTATCGTTGAATTCTACGGTAATTTTTCAGTACCTTATTCTTCGCATTTGATTATTGAAGATGCCTGCCACTTAAAATTTGGAGGAGCCTGGTTTTTAGCAAACAATATCTGGTACTACGATGCTTATCGCTTGTTTGTGGTCGGAGAACTGGATGCAGGCGATTTAAATGCGGCCCAAACTGTTTTTACTAAATTGAATGGATATGATGGATGGGGTGGAATTATTTTCCTCAATTCTAACCCGAATAATTACTCAAGCCTTAAAAACTGCCGGATTGAATATGCTTACAAAACCAATACTTACAACAATAACTTGTATGAATCTGCCGGTGCTTTATATGTGCAGGATTATGACAATCTTGAGATTGAAAATTGCATATTCGAATATAATCTTGCTTATCAAGGAGGCGCAATTTATTGTGAAAACAGCTCAGTTCCTTTTATAAACAGTACTTTTAATTATAACGAGGCTGTTTACAATGGTGGAGCTGTTTGCGGTATCACGGGTAACCCTGACTTTCATATCTGCTCATTTACCAACAATCAAGCAGAGTATGGAGGAGCTGTGTTTGAAGAAGGTGATGAAATTAACTTTAACCATTGTAATTTTGAATTCAATACTTCTTTTCAGGATGGAGGAGCAATCTATTTTACCCAAGCTATTGGCGATTTTAGCGATCATTCCTATATAAACAATAATATTGCTTTTAACGGAAGTGGTGGTGGCATTTATATGGAAAATCAATGTAATGTAACCTTGACTCTGAGTAAAATAATGAGAAATTCCTGTAATCTTGATGGTGGAGGTATCTATAGTGAAAATAGTAAATTTAACCTCATTAATTGTCTTATTGTTGAGAATGATGCTGCCCGTTACGGAGGAGGATATTACACTTTTGATAATATTAACCCTTCGAAGGAAGTGAATCTAAATAACAACACTATAGCCTTTAACGAAGCTGCTCAGGGTGGTATGCAAATGTATAGCCCTGGTTTTGGAGCAAATTTTAATGCAGTGAACAACATTATTTGGGGATTGCAAGGCAGTGATCTCGGGGGTGATTTTGCTACCAACGTAAATACATCGATTTTCAGCCATTGCGATATTTCCGACCCAAACCTTTCGCCCTCTCCGAATGCCTATGGTACTTTTAATGCTGATCCGATGTTTGATGCAGGATATCTTGATGGATACCATGTACATGGTTCGGATAATATTCCTCAATGGCATAAATCACCGTGTATTGATGCTGGTGATAACAGTAAAACACGCACAAGCCTTGACCTGGATCATACAAACAGGGTTCAATATAGTACTATTGATATGGGATGCTATGAACATAACCGTACCAACTGGCTGATATTTCTGTCAGAAGATGATCGAAATGAACTGATTAGTACAAACACTGAAAATATGAAAGTATATCCCAATCCTTTCTTTGATCATTTAACGGTTAAAATAAATCCAGAAAATGACAAAGACATTCAGATTGTTTTGTATGATGCTACCGGTAAAAAGGTAATGGCAACATCATGCGAAATTAATTCTCAAAATCACAATTTATACATTCCTGTTGAGCCTGATTTGCCGTGTGGTTTATATCTTCTGATTATTTCTGATAGTGATGGAAATACAAAAAAAATTCAACTGCTTAAAAATTAGAAATTGAAACTATTTTTAAAAATATTATTAATAATTCTAATATTTACTGTTAATGCCCATAACGGCTTCTCGCAAAAAGAGGCTCGCTATTGGGCATTGCCAGGTTTCTTTTTAGACTTCTATGGTGGTGACACAATCCCTTCATTAATTACTGGTAGCAATAATTTTACAAATTTTGCAAATGGCACTATCTCAGATGCTTATGGGAATCTCCTATTTTACACTAATGGAGCAACTATCTGGAATAGGAATAATGATACTATGAAAAATGGTGATTCATTATTTTTTTATCCTGGGAGTGTACAAGGGGCGCTGATTATCCCTTACCCGGGTGACACTAACTTATACTTTTTGTTTACCTTGAGATATTGTCACATTGGTTGCTCCTACTTGTATAATAATAATATAGGATTATATTATCACCTGATAGATAAAAGAGGTAATAACGGATTGGGAGAGGTGATTAGCAAAAACAATCAATTGTTTCCTAAAGTAACCTCTGGAAAACTTACTGCAGTAAAACATGCAAACAATGAAGCGATTTGGGTTATATCTCATAAGCTTTATACAGATGAGTTTTGTGCTTATCTCATTACTAAAAACGGATTAGATACTTCACCTGTTATCAGCCGGATTGGAATTCCTTGTGACCTATCTCATCCTGAAACATGGAATGGTCAGATGAAAGCCAGCCCTGATAATAAATTACTTGCTGTTTATTCAAAAAGATTAGGTATCGAAATCTTTCAATTTGACAATAAAACAGGTAAAATTTCAAACCCGATATTTATTGACTTTAAAAAGCTAATTTCATCAAAATTTGAAATCAAAGGAATAGAGTTTTCACCTGAAGGCAGGTTTTTGTATCTGACAGTTAGAGATGAAACAACTAATAGAACGTGCATTCTTCAGTTTGATTTGCAAGATTTATCTTCTGTTTCAATTATTAATTCCATGGAAATAATAATTAAATCAAAAAAGGAATTTGAATTTTTGCAATCAGGTATTGATGGAAGGATTTATTGTACTACTCAAAGCAGCTACCTTGCAGCTATAACGTCTCCTTCAGAAAAAGGAAAAAGTTGTAATTTCAAAGATTCATTTATTTATCTGAAGAATTGGTATGCACTATCTTTCCCGGATATCATGCCCTCCTTCTTTTTTAAACCTGCGTTCCATGCAAAAAATACTTGTCTAAGCGATACAACCTTGTTTGCAATAACAGACACATCACATATAGATAGTGTGTTATGGTGTTTTGGAGATAGCCTGTCAACAGTAAATAATAACTCAACTTTAAAACT
It encodes the following:
- a CDS encoding T9SS type A sorting domain-containing protein, with translation MKTCLKKICLLVILTLSLNMLFATTYISPGAVSGVWQTTGNPYIVQGDIWVRSGYTLTIESGTIVEFYGNFSVPYSSHLIIEDACHLKFGGAWFLANNIWYYDAYRLFVVGELDAGDLNAAQTVFTKLNGYDGWGGIIFLNSNPNNYSSLKNCRIEYAYKTNTYNNNLYESAGALYVQDYDNLEIENCIFEYNLAYQGGAIYCENSSVPFINSTFNYNEAVYNGGAVCGITGNPDFHICSFTNNQAEYGGAVFEEGDEINFNHCNFEFNTSFQDGGAIYFTQAIGDFSDHSYINNNIAFNGSGGGIYMENQCNVTLTLSKIMRNSCNLDGGGIYSENSKFNLINCLIVENDAARYGGGYYTFDNINPSKEVNLNNNTIAFNEAAQGGMQMYSPGFGANFNAVNNIIWGLQGSDLGGDFATNVNTSIFSHCDISDPNLSPSPNAYGTFNADPMFDAGYLDGYHVHGSDNIPQWHKSPCIDAGDNSKTRTSLDLDHTNRVQYSTIDMGCYEHNRTNWLIFLSEDDRNELISTNTENMKVYPNPFFDHLTVKINPENDKDIQIVLYDATGKKVMATSCEINSQNHNLYIPVEPDLPCGLYLLIISDSDGNTKKIQLLKN
- a CDS encoding gliding motility-associated C-terminal domain-containing protein, with the protein product TSVSNIVCTPTPFRLFIPNAFTPNGDEVNEVFRPFGIFIRKYNLVIFNAWGEKIFESNDPETGWDGTFKGKPCPVGNYYYQINAEGTQGQRRLVSGTVLLMR